One stretch of Anabrus simplex isolate iqAnaSimp1 chromosome 3, ASM4041472v1, whole genome shotgun sequence DNA includes these proteins:
- the LOC136867009 gene encoding zinc finger protein GLIS1 isoform X1 — protein MGSFPLFISDYKPGLWHTSRVMGEMSEELPASHSDSEGSNSSVEIGANIVGSSSNNKASKCRWIGCGRWFGHLDMLASHVTRVHATCGQGGLFYCGWEGCSRGDRGFNARYKMLVHVRTHTNEKPHHCFKCDKSFSRAENLKIHARSHTGERPYVCPVPGCSKAYSNSSDRFKHTRTHSVDKPYTCKVPGCPKRYTDPSSLRKHVKTYRHFPGTSDQLTEKIEEASSNNHPTITNCKMFDYEEHMETDSQRLSPNARNSYHTVSESDLETRRNYNGALKVSPNEIIAPCITNTVNHCVHACCNGSQYDLFQSWLSLWSRPILHPSSSSDEQDLPLDLTMHRTAART, from the exons GTCTGTGGCACACGTCCAGAGTAATGGGGGAAATGAGTGAAGAGCTGCCCGCAAGCCAT AGCGACAGTGAAGGCAGCAACTCCAGTGTAGAGATAGGAGCAAATATTGTTGGCAGTTCTTCAAACAACAAAGCTAGCAAATGCAG GTGGATTGGGTGTGGCCGGTGGTTTGGTCACCTCGATATGCTGGCCTCCCACGTCACCAGAGTACATGCTACATGCGGACAAGGAGGACTATTTTACTGTGGCTGGGAAGGATGTTCTCGAGGTGATCGAGGTTTTAATGCCAG ATACAAGATGCTGGTCCATGTGAGGACACATACCAACGAGAAGCCTCACCACTGTTTCAAGTGTGATAAGAGCTTTAGTCGGGCTGAGAACCTCAAGATTCATGCTCGCTCCCATACAG GTGAGCGACCATACGTATGTCCAGTTCCTGGCTGTAGTAAAGCGTACTCCAACTCGAGTGATCGCTTCAAGCACACTCGCACCCACTCTGTTGATAAACCATACACCTGCAAAGTACCAGGCTGCCCAAAACGATACACCGATCCCAGTTCTTTGAGGAAACATGTCAAAACCTATCGCCACTTCCCAGGAACTAGTGACCAGCTAACAGAGAAGATAGAAGAGGCATCGTCAAATAATCACCCAACCATAACCAACTGCAAGATGTTCGATTATGAAGAACACATGGAAACTGATTCTCAAAGATTATCACCTAATGCAAGAAATTCTTACCACACAGTTTCAGAAAGTGATTTAGAAACAAGGAGGAACTATAATGGTGCTTTAAAAGTCAGTCCTAATGAAATAATAGCTCCATGTATTACAAACACGGTTAATCACTGTGTCCATGCCTGCTGTAACGGTTCACAGTACGACCTGTTCCAATCATGGCTCTCTCTGTGGAGTCGGCCAATTCTCCATCCTTCGTCTTCGAGCGATGAACAAGACTTACCTCTAGATCTCACTATGCACAGGACAGCGGCGAGGACGTAA
- the LOC136867009 gene encoding zinc finger protein GLIS2 isoform X2: MGEMSEELPASHSDSEGSNSSVEIGANIVGSSSNNKASKCRWIGCGRWFGHLDMLASHVTRVHATCGQGGLFYCGWEGCSRGDRGFNARYKMLVHVRTHTNEKPHHCFKCDKSFSRAENLKIHARSHTGERPYVCPVPGCSKAYSNSSDRFKHTRTHSVDKPYTCKVPGCPKRYTDPSSLRKHVKTYRHFPGTSDQLTEKIEEASSNNHPTITNCKMFDYEEHMETDSQRLSPNARNSYHTVSESDLETRRNYNGALKVSPNEIIAPCITNTVNHCVHACCNGSQYDLFQSWLSLWSRPILHPSSSSDEQDLPLDLTMHRTAART; encoded by the exons ATGGGGGAAATGAGTGAAGAGCTGCCCGCAAGCCAT AGCGACAGTGAAGGCAGCAACTCCAGTGTAGAGATAGGAGCAAATATTGTTGGCAGTTCTTCAAACAACAAAGCTAGCAAATGCAG GTGGATTGGGTGTGGCCGGTGGTTTGGTCACCTCGATATGCTGGCCTCCCACGTCACCAGAGTACATGCTACATGCGGACAAGGAGGACTATTTTACTGTGGCTGGGAAGGATGTTCTCGAGGTGATCGAGGTTTTAATGCCAG ATACAAGATGCTGGTCCATGTGAGGACACATACCAACGAGAAGCCTCACCACTGTTTCAAGTGTGATAAGAGCTTTAGTCGGGCTGAGAACCTCAAGATTCATGCTCGCTCCCATACAG GTGAGCGACCATACGTATGTCCAGTTCCTGGCTGTAGTAAAGCGTACTCCAACTCGAGTGATCGCTTCAAGCACACTCGCACCCACTCTGTTGATAAACCATACACCTGCAAAGTACCAGGCTGCCCAAAACGATACACCGATCCCAGTTCTTTGAGGAAACATGTCAAAACCTATCGCCACTTCCCAGGAACTAGTGACCAGCTAACAGAGAAGATAGAAGAGGCATCGTCAAATAATCACCCAACCATAACCAACTGCAAGATGTTCGATTATGAAGAACACATGGAAACTGATTCTCAAAGATTATCACCTAATGCAAGAAATTCTTACCACACAGTTTCAGAAAGTGATTTAGAAACAAGGAGGAACTATAATGGTGCTTTAAAAGTCAGTCCTAATGAAATAATAGCTCCATGTATTACAAACACGGTTAATCACTGTGTCCATGCCTGCTGTAACGGTTCACAGTACGACCTGTTCCAATCATGGCTCTCTCTGTGGAGTCGGCCAATTCTCCATCCTTCGTCTTCGAGCGATGAACAAGACTTACCTCTAGATCTCACTATGCACAGGACAGCGGCGAGGACGTAA